In Liolophura sinensis isolate JHLJ2023 chromosome 2, CUHK_Ljap_v2, whole genome shotgun sequence, a genomic segment contains:
- the LOC135462917 gene encoding syntaxin-17-like isoform X1, with protein sequence MASFDCDRRRSLSESDAYQKFPYKRVEPSISKFVMVLETNIDRLKKHQVKILKFLNNEDWSSLHTEQVNASRTVQQINATVREMERARNQIQEEDWEKFDSRVLAVKKLAVEGVVEFMESCGGSDMHSRQDRSVGPAILHVESDVADGPQGEGERMEDIELSSALQTHVIPDNTEAAESWEHLRESLIELNALFHDFSTMIQDQQEKIDTIEENIDKAHENVQQGVYSLSKASKLKAAMFPVTGALIGGVIGGPVGLVAGLKVGSLAAVGGGIVGFAGGRLVKGRQDKIQETELKNLSRRENQESQTKDS encoded by the exons ATGGCGTCATTTGACTGTGATCGCCGGCGCTCTCTCAGTGAATCCGATGCCTATCAAAAATTCCCGTACAAACGCGTGGAGCCCAGTATCAGCAAGTTTGTTATGGTCCTAGAGACAAATATTGACCGCTTAAAAAAACACCAGGTGAAGATACTAAAG TTTCTGAACAATGAAGACTGGAGCAGTCTCCACACAGAGCAGGTGAATGCCTCACGCACTGTTCAGCAAATCAACGCCACAGTGAGGGAGATGGAGAGAGCGAGGAACCAGATTCAGGAAGAGGACTGGGAAAAGTTTGACTCTAGAGTGCTAGCGGTGAAGAAGCTGGCTGTGGAGGGTGTTGTTGAGTTCATGGAGAGCTGTGGTGGGTCAGACATGCACAGTCGACAGGACAGGTCTG TAGGTCCTGCCATACTGCACGTGGAAAGTGACGTGGCCGACGGACCTCAAGGAGAGGGGGAGAGGATGGAGGATATAGAGCTCTCTTCAGCCCTGCAGACACATGTCATCCCAGACAACACAGAGGCTGCTGAGTCCTGGGAACACCTGAGAGAG AGCCTGATTGAACTGAATGCCCTATTCCATGACTTCTCTACCATGATACAG gACCAGCAGGAAAAGATTGACACAATTGAGGAAAACATAGACAAAGCTCACGAAAATGTGCAGCAGGGAGTGTATAGCTTGTCAAAG GCATCAAAGTTGAAGGCTGCAATGTTTCCGGTCACAGGGGCTCTCATCGGGGGTGTCATCGGGGGTCCAGTGGGGCTTGTGGCTGGGCTGAAAGTGGGAAGTTTGGCAGCTGTTGGTGGCGGCATTGTTG GCTTTGCTGGTGGCAGATTGGTCAAGGGGAGACAAGACAAGATACAAGAAACAGAACTGAAGAATCTCAGCAGAAGAGAGAACCAGGAGAGTCAAACAAAGGACAGCTGA
- the LOC135462917 gene encoding syntaxin-17-like isoform X2, with protein sequence MASFDCDRRRSLSESDAYQKFPYKRVEPSISKFVMVLETNIDRLKKHQVKILKFLNNEDWSSLHTEQVNASRTVQQINATVREMERARNQIQEEDWEKFDSRVLAVKKLAVEGVVEFMESCGGSDMHSRQDRSGPAILHVESDVADGPQGEGERMEDIELSSALQTHVIPDNTEAAESWEHLRESLIELNALFHDFSTMIQDQQEKIDTIEENIDKAHENVQQGVYSLSKASKLKAAMFPVTGALIGGVIGGPVGLVAGLKVGSLAAVGGGIVGFAGGRLVKGRQDKIQETELKNLSRRENQESQTKDS encoded by the exons ATGGCGTCATTTGACTGTGATCGCCGGCGCTCTCTCAGTGAATCCGATGCCTATCAAAAATTCCCGTACAAACGCGTGGAGCCCAGTATCAGCAAGTTTGTTATGGTCCTAGAGACAAATATTGACCGCTTAAAAAAACACCAGGTGAAGATACTAAAG TTTCTGAACAATGAAGACTGGAGCAGTCTCCACACAGAGCAGGTGAATGCCTCACGCACTGTTCAGCAAATCAACGCCACAGTGAGGGAGATGGAGAGAGCGAGGAACCAGATTCAGGAAGAGGACTGGGAAAAGTTTGACTCTAGAGTGCTAGCGGTGAAGAAGCTGGCTGTGGAGGGTGTTGTTGAGTTCATGGAGAGCTGTGGTGGGTCAGACATGCACAGTCGACAGGACAGGTCTG GTCCTGCCATACTGCACGTGGAAAGTGACGTGGCCGACGGACCTCAAGGAGAGGGGGAGAGGATGGAGGATATAGAGCTCTCTTCAGCCCTGCAGACACATGTCATCCCAGACAACACAGAGGCTGCTGAGTCCTGGGAACACCTGAGAGAG AGCCTGATTGAACTGAATGCCCTATTCCATGACTTCTCTACCATGATACAG gACCAGCAGGAAAAGATTGACACAATTGAGGAAAACATAGACAAAGCTCACGAAAATGTGCAGCAGGGAGTGTATAGCTTGTCAAAG GCATCAAAGTTGAAGGCTGCAATGTTTCCGGTCACAGGGGCTCTCATCGGGGGTGTCATCGGGGGTCCAGTGGGGCTTGTGGCTGGGCTGAAAGTGGGAAGTTTGGCAGCTGTTGGTGGCGGCATTGTTG GCTTTGCTGGTGGCAGATTGGTCAAGGGGAGACAAGACAAGATACAAGAAACAGAACTGAAGAATCTCAGCAGAAGAGAGAACCAGGAGAGTCAAACAAAGGACAGCTGA